The proteins below are encoded in one region of Hordeum vulgare subsp. vulgare chromosome 3H, MorexV3_pseudomolecules_assembly, whole genome shotgun sequence:
- the LOC123439930 gene encoding uncharacterized protein LOC123439930, producing MELDGALSAAQKVRDLVKIADCGAAKWSSRWWLPMMHCRRRLSKLQRSVLQWISALSKLQCCAWCFGGALDVAPDLVDGLKVVMQQLGAPMELSSTALGAMLERSSAALRGAMHRPTATPVLQRCALLATTMILLQRRPR from the coding sequence ATGGAGCTCGACGGCGCTCTCAGTGCAGCACAAAAGGTGCGCGACCTCGTCAAGATCGCCGACTGCGGTGCTGCAAAATGGAGCTCTCGCTGGTGGCTCCCGATGATGCATTGTCGTCGACGGTTGTCTAAGCTGCAGCGCTCGGTGCTTCAATGGATCTCGGCGCTCTCGAAGCTGCAGTGTTGTGCTTGGTGCTTCGGTGGAGCTCTCGATGTGGCTCCCGATCTCGTCGACGGGCTCAAAGTTGTAATGCAGCAGCTCGGTGCTCCAATGGAGCTCTCGTCAACGGCACTTGGTGCTATGTTGGAGCGCTCGTCGGCGGCTCTCAGAGGTGCGATGCACCGGCCAACGGCGACTCCAGTGTTGCAACGCTGTGCTTTGTTGGCGACAACCATGATACTTTTGCAGCGACGGCCTAGATGA